A single region of the Deinococcus roseus genome encodes:
- a CDS encoding AAA domain-containing protein, whose protein sequence is MDKTLLVTALKQFIETEFQAQKDALTPLWKLPVARRIQEGVCVTDLRLRSVNDGVLRVQITTNLSRFRTGDALLLNAGDPTGARVPVTLEDDHDVGTMTIWTLRAFQKGLLDQFTRHYRPEVWCLDQDLVDLRDFTLKALDQYQNLPKAEDRISRVLFGNLPAPGVDPFVFPPPEFNGSQQQAYRSAMGNPLLTVIQGPPGTGKTSVLAEIALRYASRGEMVMVTGFTHRSINNALNRIQSLNSQHKYSSVRVFKVGQKYNADDLVDVKNFETLQDAQAAAGSHRRGMVVGATCFAVGTKRLHDEHKRPVVFDLQIFDEASQMSLPVAIMGMLGARRYVMIGDHQQMPPVIVGQHEDPSVTRSVFETVFSHSPGTMLDTTYRMNHGVNRFPSDTFYRGKLVSFPGIQDRTLPLLKPPVKHVLELGSEHASVWVEVYHQVETTSSPLEADWVCSIIEEALQCGLPAREMAVVTPYRLQVRLIRQLLRQRFGQVPVLVDTVERIQGQERELVLVSLVSSSMPQDDQAEFFFQPNRLNVAITRAKCKRVVVGNPALLGEGAQHAVEGLEVFRALHECSVRVQTMGAPTT, encoded by the coding sequence ATGGACAAAACACTGTTGGTGACGGCATTGAAACAATTCATCGAAACCGAATTTCAGGCCCAGAAGGATGCCCTCACTCCGCTGTGGAAACTCCCGGTGGCCAGGCGCATCCAGGAGGGGGTCTGTGTCACGGACCTCCGCCTGCGCAGTGTGAACGATGGTGTGTTGAGGGTGCAAATCACGACCAACCTGTCCCGTTTTCGCACGGGGGATGCCTTGCTGCTCAATGCCGGTGATCCCACCGGAGCCCGGGTCCCGGTCACCCTGGAAGACGACCATGACGTGGGAACGATGACCATCTGGACGCTTCGCGCCTTCCAGAAGGGCCTGCTGGACCAGTTCACCCGGCATTACCGTCCGGAGGTGTGGTGCCTGGACCAGGACCTGGTGGATTTGCGGGATTTCACCTTGAAGGCCCTGGATCAGTACCAGAACCTCCCGAAAGCCGAGGACCGGATTTCCCGGGTGCTGTTCGGGAACCTGCCTGCCCCTGGCGTGGATCCCTTCGTGTTTCCCCCTCCAGAGTTCAATGGGAGTCAGCAGCAAGCGTACCGGTCCGCCATGGGGAACCCCTTGCTCACCGTCATCCAGGGACCACCTGGGACTGGGAAGACCAGCGTGCTGGCCGAAATTGCCTTGCGGTATGCCTCACGGGGGGAGATGGTGATGGTCACCGGATTCACCCACCGCAGCATCAACAACGCCCTCAACCGCATTCAGAGCCTCAACAGCCAGCACAAATACTCCAGTGTCCGGGTCTTTAAGGTGGGCCAGAAGTACAACGCCGATGATCTGGTGGACGTCAAAAACTTCGAGACCCTGCAGGATGCTCAGGCGGCGGCTGGTTCCCACAGGCGAGGGATGGTGGTGGGAGCAACCTGCTTCGCGGTAGGCACCAAGCGCCTCCACGATGAGCACAAGAGGCCGGTGGTCTTCGACCTGCAGATCTTTGATGAGGCCTCCCAGATGTCGCTCCCTGTGGCGATCATGGGGATGCTCGGGGCCAGGAGGTATGTGATGATTGGGGACCATCAGCAGATGCCTCCGGTGATCGTGGGACAACACGAGGATCCGTCCGTCACACGGTCGGTTTTTGAGACGGTGTTCTCGCATAGCCCTGGGACCATGCTGGACACCACCTACAGGATGAATCATGGGGTCAACCGGTTTCCCAGCGACACCTTTTACAGGGGAAAACTGGTGTCATTTCCTGGGATTCAGGACCGCACGTTGCCCCTGTTGAAACCACCGGTGAAGCACGTTCTGGAACTGGGGTCAGAGCACGCCAGCGTGTGGGTGGAGGTGTACCACCAGGTGGAGACCACCAGTTCACCTCTGGAGGCAGATTGGGTTTGCAGCATCATCGAGGAGGCGTTGCAGTGTGGGCTGCCTGCCCGTGAAATGGCGGTGGTGACCCCATACCGGCTGCAGGTGAGGTTGATCCGGCAGTTGCTTCGCCAGAGGTTTGGGCAGGTGCCTGTGCTGGTGGACACCGTGGAACGCATTCAGGGCCAGGAGCGGGAACTGGTCCTCGTTTCACTGGTGTCTTCCAGCATGCCCCAGGATGATCAAGCTGAATTTTTCTTCCAGCCGAACCGGCTGAATGTGGCCATCACCCGAGCGAAATGCAAGCGGGTGGTGGTGGGAAACCCTGCGCTGCTGGGAGAAGGAGCGCAGCACGCAGTTGAGGGCCTGGAGGTGTTCCGTGCTTTGCATGAGTGCAGTGTGCGTGTGCAGACCATGGGGGCACCAACAACTTGA
- a CDS encoding VWA domain-containing protein, translating into MLRFSKGQKSPLIAVTPLPEFTVAVRFKNPQNLTLDATLFGVDAQDQLSDDRFFCFFNQPESPRGALRLLPGQPGELQRFQVNLSLLPESVRKLVFTVSIDGNGTMRDFPEGQITLLAGGQEVMAFQVTGTEFLKEKALIFLEVYFKDQWRIGAVGQGFSGGLSQLLRHYGGVEKTPTAPKPPKLSKSLDLEKRVQAHPSGQKLINLVKTVNLTLEKQGVADEKAAVVLVMDATGSMKNAYRSGTVQQVVDRIAVLAMRLDDDGKLESWFYASEHHHTEDVTLQNLDGYVARTVLTESGRFLLGLGGANNEPPVMRALLERHKNSKDPVLILFISDGGVSQTGAIKQVITEAAHFPIFWQFIGLGGRNYGVLEKLDALEGRVVDNANFFAVDDLAEISDAELYRRMLAEFPLWLKAAREKRILR; encoded by the coding sequence ATGTTGAGGTTCAGCAAAGGCCAGAAAAGCCCCCTGATCGCTGTGACCCCCTTGCCGGAGTTCACGGTTGCGGTGCGCTTCAAGAACCCCCAGAACCTGACCCTGGACGCCACCCTCTTCGGGGTGGATGCTCAGGACCAGCTCTCCGATGACCGTTTTTTCTGCTTCTTCAACCAGCCAGAAAGCCCTCGGGGGGCCCTGAGGTTGCTTCCGGGGCAACCGGGGGAACTGCAGCGCTTCCAGGTGAACCTGTCCCTTTTGCCTGAGTCGGTGCGAAAACTGGTGTTCACGGTGAGCATTGACGGGAACGGAACCATGCGTGATTTTCCAGAAGGGCAGATCACCCTCTTGGCTGGGGGCCAGGAGGTGATGGCCTTCCAGGTCACCGGAACAGAATTCCTCAAGGAGAAAGCCCTGATCTTCCTGGAAGTCTACTTCAAGGACCAGTGGCGCATCGGGGCGGTGGGTCAGGGGTTCTCTGGGGGCCTCTCCCAGCTGCTCCGGCATTACGGCGGGGTGGAGAAAACCCCCACTGCACCAAAACCCCCGAAACTCAGCAAAAGTCTGGACCTGGAGAAGCGGGTGCAGGCCCACCCGTCCGGTCAGAAGTTGATCAACCTGGTGAAGACCGTCAATTTGACGCTGGAAAAACAGGGGGTGGCGGACGAGAAAGCGGCGGTGGTGCTGGTGATGGATGCGACCGGCAGCATGAAGAACGCCTACCGCAGTGGCACCGTGCAGCAGGTGGTGGACCGCATTGCGGTGCTGGCCATGCGGCTCGACGATGACGGGAAACTGGAAAGCTGGTTTTATGCCAGTGAGCACCACCACACCGAGGACGTGACCCTGCAGAACCTGGACGGGTACGTGGCCAGGACGGTGCTGACGGAATCCGGACGGTTTCTGCTGGGGCTGGGCGGGGCGAACAATGAACCCCCGGTGATGCGGGCGTTGCTGGAACGGCACAAGAACAGCAAGGATCCGGTTTTGATTTTGTTCATTTCGGATGGTGGGGTCAGCCAGACGGGGGCCATCAAACAGGTGATCACCGAGGCGGCACACTTCCCGATCTTCTGGCAGTTCATTGGTCTGGGCGGCAGGAATTACGGGGTTCTGGAGAAACTGGACGCCCTGGAGGGCCGGGTGGTGGACAACGCGAATTTCTTTGCGGTGGATGACCTTGCGGAGATCAGCGATGCGGAACTGTACCGCCGCATGCTGGCGGAATTCCCCCTGTGGCTGAAAGCCGCCAGGGAGAAACGCATTTTGCGCTGA
- a CDS encoding AAA family ATPase: MLIPPALPEEVSRTHLLQMIAQSSARLVVLSAPTGYGKTTLLAAWARMHPQSTLWVTVHPDGHTDHTLFEELRVQLPALQNTSLLDIKPSTVAQVLRQVSTPTFIICDQGWTFKTSALKFLVELVSLLAPQHKILLASHHTHIDGLQQLAFTRDLLVLGPQQMAFTLQECQELLPGFTEEDRRYTQGWCSLIMQETGMGFYIDPMEVITDMMQGVQDQTRHQLFLHRHLAPWNFHEHKSWLQELLQKGLPILPTVRRTYQLHPLMDQWVEKHLSEISIEPPSRSNDHTQVLVYLKALQEQNLHHKVIQYCEQQLRSWYAEENYDLIRTVISEIPPERLTPKLHTALAEAYIETGRAGESKPILQNLQNAGVATSRTYLLLARQANRNNQFNELRHMAEKAISLAEDGYDRTLARLLMTSYWIRRDEHETALKLARECLAEAKILGHTDLIVIALARLSYTTRYSGNLVEAIHSAREAIRYATEAGIPKRISQVVNNLADMLKDQGEYQEAIDHIGNAILLFPEQASNTVVPYLMVTRGLILAELRQYESAVENFLNASKRFRAAHHFASFLMPYTYMIFCLYKLGWIEKLNEMYDQLQEAWQTGRPDDPQYTEPESYLPVAKGIYLYANGRTQEALEALKLLRYEKAYWYDSVLIGHLFLCKVKHELSQVTQEDAKMLDTILQRREGNAAFTAYADGFLEVLKHFMVQGWCSDLVRQELMTRVNTRSPVVYSIRISSMGSRLAQMTINGTVIPMSTQSPVLALIYLKFHQGQWITSERMGADLWEGFKNPKNNVFNAMSELRRLLSESDPLLEGLLSPPRHPQGYLLTDLYPVDLDVMEYLYLENLTPDRQEELLGQYPGEFLPAVSNSWVHTIRQKVVSQLSDLALRKAGQAGSTFHGLIYLLKGLKADPHHFEMATQALGLASALGVVELAEKLNSFMRWQHDDSGKEVPLHLLSID; encoded by the coding sequence ATGCTCATCCCCCCAGCCTTGCCAGAAGAAGTGTCCCGCACGCACCTGTTGCAGATGATTGCTCAATCATCTGCGAGGCTGGTGGTGCTCAGTGCCCCCACAGGGTACGGAAAAACCACCCTGCTGGCAGCCTGGGCGAGAATGCACCCCCAGAGCACCCTCTGGGTGACGGTGCATCCGGATGGCCACACGGACCACACGCTTTTTGAGGAGCTGCGTGTCCAGCTGCCTGCACTGCAGAACACCAGTCTGCTGGACATCAAGCCTTCCACGGTGGCGCAGGTGCTGCGACAGGTGAGCACCCCCACCTTCATCATTTGTGATCAAGGGTGGACCTTCAAAACCTCAGCCCTCAAATTCCTGGTAGAGTTGGTCTCCCTGCTTGCCCCACAACACAAAATCCTGCTGGCCAGCCACCACACCCACATTGACGGCTTGCAACAACTGGCATTCACCCGTGATTTGCTGGTGCTGGGACCGCAGCAAATGGCGTTCACCCTGCAGGAATGCCAGGAACTGCTGCCCGGTTTCACCGAAGAGGACCGCCGTTACACCCAGGGGTGGTGTTCTTTGATCATGCAGGAGACCGGAATGGGTTTTTACATCGACCCCATGGAGGTGATCACCGACATGATGCAGGGGGTGCAAGACCAGACCCGTCACCAGCTGTTTTTGCATCGACACCTTGCCCCCTGGAATTTTCACGAGCACAAAAGCTGGCTGCAGGAACTTCTTCAAAAAGGCCTGCCCATTTTGCCCACGGTGAGACGCACCTACCAGTTGCATCCCCTGATGGACCAGTGGGTGGAAAAGCACCTCTCTGAAATCAGCATCGAGCCGCCCAGCCGCAGCAACGACCACACCCAGGTTCTGGTGTACCTCAAAGCCCTGCAGGAGCAGAACCTGCATCACAAGGTGATTCAATACTGCGAGCAGCAACTGCGTTCCTGGTACGCCGAGGAGAATTACGACCTGATCCGGACCGTGATTTCAGAAATCCCACCCGAGCGCCTCACCCCAAAATTGCACACCGCACTGGCAGAGGCATACATCGAGACGGGCCGGGCAGGTGAAAGCAAACCCATTTTGCAAAACCTGCAGAATGCCGGGGTGGCCACCTCCCGGACGTACCTGCTGCTGGCCCGGCAGGCCAACCGCAACAACCAGTTCAATGAACTGCGACACATGGCCGAAAAGGCCATCAGTCTGGCCGAAGACGGTTACGACCGCACCCTGGCCCGGCTGCTCATGACCTCGTACTGGATTCGCAGGGATGAGCACGAGACCGCCCTCAAACTCGCCCGGGAATGCCTCGCGGAAGCCAAAATCCTGGGGCACACCGATCTGATTGTGATTGCCCTGGCCCGCCTGTCCTACACCACCCGGTACAGCGGGAACCTGGTGGAAGCCATCCACTCGGCCCGTGAGGCCATCCGGTACGCCACGGAAGCAGGCATCCCCAAACGCATCAGTCAGGTGGTCAACAACCTCGCCGACATGCTCAAAGACCAGGGGGAATACCAGGAGGCCATCGACCACATCGGAAACGCCATTCTGCTTTTTCCAGAGCAGGCCAGCAACACTGTGGTGCCGTATTTGATGGTCACCCGGGGCCTCATTCTTGCGGAACTCAGGCAGTACGAAAGCGCCGTGGAAAATTTCCTCAACGCCAGCAAACGCTTCCGTGCCGCGCACCACTTTGCTTCCTTTTTGATGCCGTACACCTACATGATTTTTTGTCTCTACAAACTGGGCTGGATCGAAAAACTGAACGAGATGTACGATCAGCTGCAAGAAGCCTGGCAGACAGGCCGCCCGGATGACCCCCAGTACACCGAGCCCGAGTCCTACCTGCCGGTCGCAAAGGGCATTTACCTGTACGCCAACGGTCGCACCCAGGAAGCCCTGGAGGCACTCAAACTCCTGCGCTACGAGAAAGCCTACTGGTACGACAGCGTGCTGATCGGACACCTCTTTTTGTGCAAAGTCAAGCATGAACTGTCGCAGGTGACCCAGGAAGACGCAAAAATGCTGGACACCATCTTGCAGAGGCGTGAAGGAAATGCCGCTTTCACGGCCTATGCAGATGGATTTCTGGAGGTGCTCAAGCACTTCATGGTGCAGGGGTGGTGTTCTGACCTGGTCAGGCAAGAACTGATGACCCGGGTGAACACCCGCTCTCCGGTGGTGTACTCCATCCGGATTTCCAGCATGGGCAGCAGGTTGGCCCAGATGACCATCAACGGGACGGTCATCCCCATGTCCACCCAGTCTCCGGTGTTGGCCCTGATTTACCTCAAATTCCATCAGGGCCAGTGGATCACCAGTGAACGCATGGGGGCAGATTTGTGGGAAGGGTTCAAAAACCCCAAAAACAACGTGTTCAATGCCATGAGTGAGCTGCGCAGGCTGCTTTCCGAAAGCGACCCCCTGCTGGAAGGCCTGCTGTCTCCACCCCGCCATCCTCAGGGTTACCTGTTGACGGATCTGTACCCGGTGGACCTCGATGTCATGGAATACCTGTACCTGGAGAACCTGACCCCTGACAGACAAGAGGAACTTCTGGGTCAGTACCCCGGTGAATTCCTGCCCGCCGTGTCCAACAGTTGGGTGCACACCATTCGCCAGAAAGTGGTGTCCCAGCTCAGTGATCTGGCCCTGCGCAAAGCCGGTCAGGCAGGCAGCACTTTTCATGGTTTGATTTACCTTCTCAAGGGTCTCAAGGCGGACCCTCACCACTTTGAAATGGCAACTCAGGCCCTCGGTCTGGCCAGTGCCCTGGGGGTGGTTGAGCTTGCTGAGAAACTCAACAGTTTCATGAGATGGCAGCATGATGATTCAGGCAAAGAAGTTCCCTTGCACCTGTTAAGCATTGATTAA
- a CDS encoding nuclease-related domain-containing protein — MIVKNSDAPTPKDKFEAAGLKAEQQMAYYLQRAFGDDKQVFVLNGLRIELGGNVAQMDHLILHTYGWIIVESKSVTSEVSINEHGEWARKWEGRFQGMPSPIKQAERQLELFNRFMDEKIPTLITRRMQMLGPIKASEFQSGILIAISDNGLISGKHRPDGVLKAEAIVDEVKNRILQNRKTAKALFTLKTYQDLGEGNLQDFSQMLLSHHTPLVPGAPKPVAAERKPAVPVVPPIQGFLKQCRKCQSTKLEMLWGKYGYYLKCLECEENTPVVAVFPEFKEGYKIRKQGPQFFLEHAEKGTSVLFHTNP; from the coding sequence ATGATCGTCAAGAATTCCGATGCCCCCACCCCGAAAGACAAGTTTGAAGCCGCTGGCCTGAAGGCCGAGCAACAGATGGCCTACTACCTGCAGCGGGCTTTCGGTGACGACAAACAGGTTTTCGTGCTGAACGGACTGAGGATTGAGCTTGGGGGCAATGTGGCCCAGATGGACCACCTGATCCTGCACACTTACGGCTGGATCATTGTGGAGTCCAAAAGTGTCACCAGTGAAGTCTCAATCAATGAGCACGGGGAGTGGGCACGAAAATGGGAGGGCCGCTTTCAAGGCATGCCTTCTCCCATCAAGCAGGCGGAAAGGCAACTGGAGCTGTTCAACCGCTTCATGGACGAAAAAATCCCCACCCTGATCACCCGCAGGATGCAGATGCTCGGTCCCATCAAAGCCAGCGAGTTCCAGAGTGGGATTCTCATTGCCATCAGCGACAACGGCCTGATCTCCGGGAAGCACCGCCCGGATGGGGTGTTGAAGGCTGAGGCGATTGTGGATGAAGTGAAAAACCGCATCCTGCAGAACCGCAAAACCGCGAAAGCCCTGTTCACCCTCAAAACCTACCAGGACCTGGGGGAAGGAAACCTGCAGGACTTCAGCCAGATGCTGCTGTCCCACCACACCCCTCTGGTGCCAGGTGCACCAAAGCCAGTTGCTGCTGAAAGAAAGCCTGCTGTTCCTGTCGTTCCTCCCATTCAAGGTTTCTTGAAGCAATGCCGGAAGTGTCAGAGCACAAAGCTGGAGATGCTGTGGGGCAAGTATGGCTACTACCTGAAGTGCCTGGAGTGTGAGGAAAACACTCCAGTGGTCGCTGTTTTTCCGGAATTCAAAGAGGGCTACAAGATCCGCAAACAGGGGCCGCAGTTCTTTCTGGAGCATGCCGAGAAAGGCACGTCGGTGCTCTTCCACACCAATCCCTGA
- a CDS encoding serine hydrolase gives MLSTTYVSRFALITLSLAVTTAQAAPRIGEHADHYRIVFDLPTKTTVHTASTPTSLTFTLPGLALPSENRSLGILNLGYRQGGTQIVLTGSVQGSTVSTLDNTEEGMRLIIDVPKTEEKGEPVEPVTPAPPPPPVAKSSTTQLNSACLDNDLPVVAAPKPPALLTGRIGLFVAELDPKTLRPSRAVAYNADQEFPLASSYKQVVLYDILQDVDAGKYTLDSTLTTTEALRSLQAYPEGSNTIRQLADRAIRLSDNTANDMLHHATGILHPQQTADNMGLCNTRLLLTTKAWWTAQAGLGGKYFPKGSLLKSAQAFGSANRASQITMAQDLVQTSMKVNADKLLVALDGKEGYFLNRYDPRIDLNTQNKSTPREFTALVTLPFRPGRLSKSSLQFYKSTYAKGCCQPATLPFPVNYWGSKSGSGWRLLALTGYLELPNGKKFAYTYFNHESKVANSVSVKAQAPTVLKWITEAIDSLR, from the coding sequence ATGTTGAGCACAACGTATGTTTCCCGCTTCGCCCTCATCACCCTCAGCCTTGCGGTGACCACCGCTCAGGCCGCTCCCCGAATTGGCGAGCATGCAGACCATTATCGTATTGTGTTTGATCTGCCCACCAAAACCACCGTACACACGGCCAGCACCCCCACATCCCTCACCTTCACACTGCCCGGTTTGGCCCTGCCCTCAGAGAACCGCTCCCTGGGCATCCTCAACCTGGGGTACCGGCAAGGGGGCACGCAGATCGTCCTGACGGGAAGCGTGCAAGGCAGCACCGTGAGCACCCTGGACAACACCGAAGAGGGCATGCGCCTGATCATTGACGTTCCCAAAACCGAGGAGAAGGGTGAACCTGTCGAACCCGTGACACCAGCACCCCCACCGCCACCTGTGGCCAAGTCTTCCACCACGCAGCTCAATTCGGCCTGCCTGGACAATGACCTCCCCGTTGTTGCTGCTCCGAAGCCCCCTGCCCTGCTGACCGGACGCATTGGACTGTTCGTGGCTGAACTGGACCCAAAAACCCTGAGGCCCAGCCGTGCAGTGGCTTACAACGCCGACCAGGAATTCCCGCTGGCCAGCTCCTACAAGCAGGTGGTGCTTTACGATATCTTGCAAGACGTGGACGCTGGAAAATACACCCTGGACAGCACCCTCACCACCACCGAAGCCCTGCGCAGCCTGCAGGCTTACCCCGAAGGCTCCAACACCATCCGCCAACTGGCAGACCGTGCCATCCGGCTTTCGGACAACACCGCCAACGACATGCTTCACCACGCCACGGGAATTTTGCATCCCCAGCAAACTGCAGACAACATGGGGCTCTGCAACACCCGACTTCTCCTCACCACCAAAGCCTGGTGGACGGCACAGGCAGGTTTGGGCGGGAAGTATTTCCCCAAAGGCAGCCTGCTTAAAAGCGCACAGGCCTTTGGAAGTGCCAACAGGGCCAGCCAGATCACCATGGCCCAGGATCTGGTGCAAACCTCCATGAAAGTGAACGCCGACAAGTTGCTGGTTGCCCTGGATGGCAAAGAGGGTTATTTCCTGAACCGTTACGATCCCCGCATTGATTTGAACACCCAGAACAAGAGCACCCCCAGGGAGTTCACGGCACTGGTGACCTTGCCTTTCCGGCCAGGAAGGCTCAGCAAAAGCAGCCTGCAGTTCTACAAGAGCACTTACGCCAAAGGGTGTTGCCAGCCTGCCACGCTGCCGTTTCCCGTCAACTACTGGGGATCGAAGAGCGGCTCGGGCTGGAGGCTGCTGGCCCTCACGGGCTATCTGGAGTTGCCGAACGGCAAAAAGTTCGCCTACACTTATTTCAACCACGAGAGCAAAGTTGCCAACTCCGTTTCGGTCAAAGCCCAGGCCCCCACGGTGCTCAAATGGATCACCGAGGCCATTGACTCCCTGAGGTAA
- a CDS encoding KAP family P-loop NTPase fold protein: MTRPFNHDHPIGSLEEDLLQRGEFAQALAATLKHNHGHPGLSVAVCAALGEGKTSVKNLMLQHLRPEIDQGKIIYLEFNPWHWSGNEDLQTVFFREIDRKITQSGIMGDRKLLRSLSVYAAKLNYSGFFEDLVRLNVVLAALSGALTAAAVATRGTWMVWLFAGLLLVLLWFLVFRFRSTAINNQILTLKASTDKTLEEVKQELSAAMQKLQGQLVVCFDDLDRLDKAELKKVLQIIKANGDFPNVTYLSFFDREMVESLLQEAGQSGRIYLEKMFQVTLTLPEPDSEHLKRYFLQEAQKLLGEDPKQLRGVREVYDAVLQQQLTNVRRTKRFLNNVGFYALRFKTSSGFEISVMDLMLLEALRVHEPRAYNAFLERSYPFTNIVYAQLLTSQRQAAFTAMLEEATDKTWMGKVLWLLFPLDRKGIEKLPLFDSEIFLRPSAAGLSLQVLFQQFRLSHPHFFHRYFMFGIRKEDVRKSELDQMRALFAAGQSIRDDVLNLLDGERLTDALQGLQHHLSWQDEAFVLALTEALVSMEAELRVRDADKGIFDGLVLVWVRLFQKGSEDQNSPALLKALHAGKQSVFFQTLFLNRMVVRTRELGDRGVALLDSVLKMACTELATRIQVESKEPGFLQSEHAARFLLHWREHGDRVAFEAFWQARTSDFAALRELMKLFLSPIREPSDQGIRHGFRLHEDLMAVIDPEVLLARWRVLRPEVLSTEEEVMEKVFEGKVWVGGNDQALED; encoded by the coding sequence GTGACCCGACCGTTCAACCACGATCACCCGATTGGTTCACTGGAAGAAGACCTGCTGCAGCGGGGCGAGTTCGCTCAGGCCCTCGCCGCCACCTTGAAACACAACCACGGCCATCCGGGACTGTCTGTCGCAGTGTGCGCCGCCTTGGGGGAAGGGAAAACCTCCGTCAAAAACCTGATGCTCCAGCACCTGAGGCCTGAAATCGATCAGGGGAAAATCATCTACCTGGAATTCAACCCCTGGCACTGGTCTGGCAATGAGGACTTGCAAACCGTGTTCTTTCGGGAAATCGACCGCAAAATCACGCAGTCCGGCATCATGGGGGACCGCAAGCTTTTACGGTCTCTGAGCGTTTACGCTGCAAAGTTGAATTACAGCGGTTTCTTTGAGGACCTGGTGCGCCTGAATGTGGTGCTGGCTGCCCTGTCAGGCGCCCTGACGGCAGCTGCCGTGGCCACCCGGGGCACCTGGATGGTGTGGCTGTTCGCAGGCCTGCTTCTGGTCTTGTTGTGGTTTCTGGTGTTCCGGTTTCGCAGCACCGCCATCAACAACCAAATTCTGACCCTGAAAGCCAGCACCGACAAAACCCTGGAGGAAGTCAAACAAGAGTTGTCAGCGGCCATGCAGAAACTCCAGGGTCAGCTGGTGGTGTGCTTTGATGACCTGGACCGTCTCGACAAGGCAGAATTGAAGAAGGTTCTGCAGATCATCAAGGCCAATGGGGATTTCCCCAATGTGACCTACCTGTCTTTCTTTGATCGGGAAATGGTGGAAAGCCTACTCCAAGAGGCGGGCCAGAGTGGTCGGATTTACCTGGAAAAGATGTTCCAGGTGACCTTGACCTTGCCAGAACCCGACTCAGAACACCTAAAGCGGTACTTCCTGCAAGAAGCACAAAAGCTGCTGGGAGAGGATCCCAAACAGTTGAGGGGCGTGCGGGAGGTTTACGATGCGGTTCTGCAGCAGCAGCTGACCAACGTGCGGCGCACCAAACGCTTCCTGAACAATGTGGGGTTTTACGCCCTGCGCTTCAAGACCTCCAGTGGGTTTGAAATCAGCGTGATGGATTTGATGCTGCTTGAGGCCCTCAGGGTGCATGAACCCAGGGCCTACAATGCCTTCTTGGAGCGCAGCTATCCCTTCACAAACATCGTCTATGCTCAGCTGTTGACCAGCCAGCGGCAGGCCGCTTTCACCGCCATGTTGGAGGAAGCCACCGACAAAACATGGATGGGCAAGGTGCTCTGGTTGCTGTTTCCTCTGGACCGCAAGGGCATTGAGAAACTGCCTTTGTTTGATTCTGAGATCTTTTTGCGTCCCTCTGCTGCAGGCCTGAGCCTGCAGGTGCTGTTTCAGCAGTTCCGGTTGAGCCATCCGCATTTCTTCCACCGGTACTTCATGTTTGGCATCCGGAAGGAAGACGTGCGCAAGAGTGAACTCGACCAGATGCGTGCTTTGTTTGCTGCCGGGCAGTCCATCCGGGATGATGTGCTGAACCTGCTTGACGGTGAGCGTCTGACGGACGCCTTGCAGGGATTGCAGCACCACCTGTCCTGGCAGGATGAGGCGTTCGTTTTGGCCCTCACCGAAGCGCTGGTGTCGATGGAGGCCGAACTGAGGGTCAGGGATGCAGACAAGGGCATTTTTGATGGTCTGGTGTTGGTGTGGGTGCGGTTGTTTCAGAAAGGATCAGAGGACCAGAACTCTCCTGCTCTGCTCAAAGCCCTCCATGCAGGCAAACAAAGCGTGTTTTTTCAAACGCTGTTCCTGAATCGGATGGTTGTGCGGACCAGGGAACTGGGAGACCGGGGGGTTGCGTTGCTGGACTCTGTGCTGAAAATGGCCTGCACTGAGCTGGCCACACGCATTCAGGTGGAGTCGAAGGAGCCGGGTTTCCTGCAGTCGGAGCATGCTGCCCGTTTTTTGCTGCACTGGCGAGAGCATGGGGACAGGGTGGCGTTTGAAGCCTTCTGGCAAGCCCGAACTTCGGATTTTGCTGCGCTGCGGGAATTGATGAAGCTCTTTTTGTCCCCCATCCGGGAGCCGTCAGATCAGGGCATTCGGCATGGGTTTCGTTTGCATGAGGACCTCATGGCTGTGATTGACCCTGAAGTTTTGCTTGCCAGATGGCGGGTTTTGCGTCCTGAGGTGCTTTCGACGGAGGAAGAGGTGATGGAAAAGGTGTTTGAAGGCAAGGTTTGGGTGGGGGGCAACGATCAGGCTCTGGAGGATTGA
- a CDS encoding HU family DNA-binding protein: MSVKVGKSQLVTLVAERMDVTKVDTELAIDTMLTVISEQLQQGNEVSLPGLGKLLVTPTKERSGVRPGTTERITIPAGQKISFRASSTLKNALTSS, from the coding sequence ATGTCGGTAAAAGTTGGTAAATCTCAACTGGTGACCCTGGTGGCTGAACGCATGGACGTCACCAAAGTGGACACCGAACTGGCCATTGACACCATGCTGACAGTCATTTCTGAACAACTGCAGCAGGGCAACGAAGTGTCCCTGCCAGGCCTGGGCAAACTGTTGGTGACCCCCACCAAGGAACGCAGTGGGGTGCGTCCCGGCACCACCGAACGCATCACCATTCCAGCAGGTCAGAAAATCAGCTTTCGGGCATCCAGCACCCTCAAAAATGCCCTGACTTCGTCCTGA